The Methanomethylovorans hollandica DSM 15978 genome includes a region encoding these proteins:
- a CDS encoding hydantoinase/oxoprolinase family protein: protein MKLGLGIDTGGTYTDTVIMDLADGSIIDANKSLTTYPDLIQGIRNSIDGLKAEYLECVKFTSVSTTLATNTTLEGKGYPAGLILIGYNIPRKLPTDYVLSIDGGHDANGNEVEPLNKLEIVREFVIKNQYKVSSFAISSYFGVRNPEHELRIKETIQNLTNLPVVCGHELSMNLGAYERALTALLNAQLIPVIDQFIRSVQSVMEDKSINSILMMMKCDGSLVRIEEALKKPVESIFSGPAASLLGAAHLSGLKDCLTIDVGGTSTDISMIHKGMPDISSSGAVVGGWETMVKAIKMDTSAMGGDSHVWLQEKMYIGPNRVIPLCLCATEFPSIISKLQSVQNISTRIMSDIIQPTTFFMSNGVESHCLHASELEGEEMEILDAITEEPSSISDIASKTNRHPLMFEGILRKLIQKRYIKQVGFTPTDALHVLGDYQQWESDASMLGSQILSKYCSMVDFEFCTNVKKEVARNFALHLISYCTGKMQKKDVEKILDGSELTKFMIIPPVVMVGAPVTAYLKDLQGLIEADIRAPKYHEVGNAVGALVGNVVYREEVLIRPAGPGSLQCLLFSDKGRYIFDDYQEALEKGNALVSSSISDYMAGYGLSMDNVRVELEHNDIGSIGAIPIETKILGIAVGSPRRSI from the coding sequence ATGAAATTAGGACTTGGTATTGACACCGGTGGCACATATACAGATACTGTTATCATGGACCTTGCAGACGGATCTATAATAGATGCAAACAAGTCGCTTACTACTTATCCGGACCTAATACAGGGCATAAGAAATTCAATTGATGGGCTTAAAGCTGAATATCTTGAGTGCGTGAAGTTCACTTCAGTATCTACTACACTTGCGACCAACACAACCCTTGAGGGAAAAGGATATCCTGCAGGTCTCATACTTATTGGTTATAACATACCTCGTAAACTTCCCACTGATTATGTTCTTTCCATAGACGGTGGACATGATGCCAATGGAAATGAGGTAGAACCTCTGAACAAGTTGGAGATTGTAAGGGAATTTGTAATAAAGAATCAATATAAGGTTTCTTCATTTGCTATATCATCGTATTTTGGGGTCCGTAACCCGGAACATGAGCTGAGAATCAAAGAGACCATACAGAACTTAACAAATCTCCCAGTTGTCTGCGGTCATGAGCTTTCCATGAATCTGGGAGCCTATGAAAGGGCATTGACTGCACTTCTTAATGCTCAGCTTATTCCAGTTATAGATCAATTTATAAGGTCCGTACAATCTGTAATGGAAGACAAAAGTATCAATTCAATCTTAATGATGATGAAATGTGATGGGTCACTGGTAAGGATAGAAGAGGCATTGAAAAAACCTGTGGAGTCCATTTTTTCAGGACCTGCTGCAAGCCTGCTGGGTGCAGCACATCTATCCGGCCTCAAGGACTGTTTAACTATAGATGTGGGGGGTACTAGTACGGATATCTCTATGATTCACAAGGGTATGCCTGACATCAGCAGTTCCGGTGCTGTGGTGGGTGGCTGGGAAACAATGGTCAAAGCCATCAAAATGGATACCTCCGCTATGGGGGGAGACAGTCATGTATGGCTACAAGAAAAAATGTATATAGGGCCTAATAGGGTCATACCCTTATGCCTTTGTGCTACTGAATTCCCATCAATAATAAGTAAGTTACAGAGTGTACAGAATATTTCGACACGTATTATGAGTGATATCATCCAGCCAACAACATTTTTCATGAGCAATGGGGTAGAGTCACACTGCTTGCATGCCTCTGAACTAGAAGGAGAAGAAATGGAAATACTTGATGCCATCACAGAAGAGCCTTCCTCTATATCAGATATTGCCTCAAAAACAAATAGACATCCTCTCATGTTCGAAGGTATCCTGAGAAAACTCATACAGAAAAGATACATAAAGCAGGTGGGTTTCACTCCTACCGATGCCCTGCACGTCCTTGGTGATTATCAACAGTGGGAATCTGACGCTTCAATGTTGGGATCTCAGATTCTTTCAAAATATTGTTCAATGGTAGATTTCGAATTCTGTACAAACGTCAAAAAAGAAGTAGCTAGGAACTTTGCACTTCATCTTATTTCCTATTGCACTGGAAAGATGCAGAAAAAAGATGTCGAAAAAATACTGGATGGTTCAGAATTGACAAAATTCATGATAATACCTCCTGTGGTTATGGTCGGCGCACCTGTAACTGCATATCTGAAGGATCTGCAGGGTCTTATTGAAGCAGATATACGGGCTCCAAAATATCATGAAGTTGGAAATGCTGTTGGTGCTCTTGTAGGCAATGTAGTATATAGAGAAGAGGTTCTGATACGTCCGGCAGGTCCCGGTAGTTTACAGTGTCTACTGTTCTCGGATAAAGGAAGATACATATTCGACGACTATCAAGAAGCTCTTGAGAAGGGAAATGCCCTTGTAAGTAGTTCTATTTCAGATTATATGGCAGGATACGGATTAAGTATGGATAATGTCAGAGTTGAACTTGAACATAATGATATAGGAAGCATCGGTGCGATACCTATTGAAACCAAAATCTTGGGAATAGCTGTGGGCTCTCCAAGGAGGTCCATATGA
- a CDS encoding uroporphyrinogen decarboxylase family protein, with protein sequence MTVAIMNQLAEAVVEGDEELAEELANKVLKEGIDPYEAIVNGLAKGMTIISDMYEKGEAFVPNLLIASGAMYAGMDILAPHMKSEDSGKRSVGVIGTIEGDVHDIGKNLVKTMLSASGFDMIDLGHDVPIEKFVQTAKEKKADLVSMSALMTTTMVNMEKVIEILQEEGIRDSLIVMVGGAPVSPEFAKEIGADSTHLDAMKATDWAKGAVQKLVPAEQRWNDEKISLGKVKYREILAKKKVKGKTDVGLETARQIIADFEKVGVKKKEAMTHMDRTLAAMADKKVDRLPVYPLACGVLRKFANVSYKEYATNPKAFVDSAYLGSKYLDTDMFVGLIDLSATSADFGCKIKYPEDDTPSSEGHLKDYEQIEVPDVKKGTRSYELVMASKMATEKLNKELNTPFVGFHEGPLLALTQLMGADRVLMDMKTHPEVVLEAVQKCTDYICQVSELFFEENACNALCIDNLWSNNVIMSEEDYWKFDGKFIYDQHLPLFKKYDQPYTIHSCADAVHYDTQIKKFGTKLFSYAYYPNLRAKGSQNYADLIPKYGDICCMMGEVNPVQFMDNSPAGVQKIKDDTRNLLEGVLPVLKENGMQSKYIMTSGCEIPPGGPLTTVKAMVDTVKELGPVLQKQIFG encoded by the coding sequence ATGACAGTAGCTATAATGAACCAGTTAGCGGAAGCTGTAGTAGAAGGTGACGAAGAATTGGCAGAAGAACTTGCAAACAAAGTTCTTAAAGAAGGCATAGATCCTTACGAGGCTATTGTGAATGGACTCGCAAAAGGAATGACAATAATCAGTGACATGTATGAAAAAGGCGAGGCCTTTGTGCCAAATCTTCTTATTGCATCCGGTGCCATGTATGCTGGCATGGATATCCTTGCCCCCCACATGAAATCTGAGGACTCTGGTAAGCGTTCTGTGGGAGTTATAGGGACTATTGAGGGAGATGTCCACGACATTGGGAAGAATCTTGTTAAGACTATGCTCTCTGCATCAGGTTTTGATATGATAGATCTCGGACACGATGTACCTATTGAGAAATTCGTTCAGACCGCCAAGGAGAAAAAAGCAGATCTTGTTTCCATGAGTGCTCTGATGACTACTACCATGGTGAACATGGAAAAAGTAATAGAGATATTGCAGGAAGAAGGCATCAGGGACTCCCTGATAGTTATGGTGGGTGGGGCACCAGTGTCCCCGGAGTTCGCAAAAGAGATCGGTGCAGATTCCACGCATCTGGACGCCATGAAAGCCACTGACTGGGCAAAAGGTGCAGTACAGAAACTTGTCCCTGCAGAACAAAGGTGGAATGATGAGAAAATATCACTGGGCAAGGTAAAATATAGAGAGATCCTGGCTAAAAAGAAAGTAAAGGGGAAGACAGACGTAGGATTGGAGACCGCAAGGCAGATCATTGCAGATTTCGAGAAAGTCGGTGTCAAGAAAAAGGAAGCAATGACCCATATGGATAGAACACTTGCAGCTATGGCAGACAAGAAGGTCGATCGTTTGCCGGTATATCCTTTAGCCTGTGGTGTATTGAGGAAATTTGCCAACGTCAGTTACAAGGAATATGCCACAAATCCTAAGGCGTTCGTTGACAGTGCATATCTGGGATCCAAATACCTGGACACAGACATGTTCGTGGGACTTATAGATCTTTCAGCTACATCGGCCGACTTTGGATGTAAGATTAAGTATCCTGAGGACGACACTCCTTCTTCGGAAGGCCATCTGAAGGATTACGAGCAGATCGAAGTACCAGATGTCAAGAAAGGCACTCGTTCCTATGAGCTTGTGATGGCCTCCAAGATGGCCACTGAGAAGCTCAACAAGGAACTGAACACACCTTTTGTGGGATTCCATGAAGGCCCTCTGCTTGCCCTTACCCAGCTTATGGGAGCTGATCGCGTTCTTATGGACATGAAGACGCATCCTGAGGTAGTGCTTGAGGCAGTCCAAAAATGTACCGACTATATCTGTCAGGTATCTGAGCTGTTCTTTGAGGAAAATGCCTGCAATGCGTTATGTATCGATAACCTATGGTCCAACAACGTGATCATGAGCGAGGAGGATTACTGGAAGTTCGACGGAAAGTTCATATATGACCAGCATCTGCCGTTGTTCAAAAAATACGACCAGCCCTACACCATCCACAGCTGTGCTGATGCAGTACACTACGACACCCAGATCAAAAAATTCGGGACAAAGTTGTTCAGTTACGCATACTACCCCAATCTGAGGGCTAAAGGATCGCAGAACTATGCCGATCTTATTCCCAAATATGGTGACATCTGCTGTATGATGGGAGAAGTCAACCCAGTACAGTTCATGGATAATTCTCCTGCAGGCGTTCAGAAGATAAAGGACGACACACGGAATTTGCTTGAAGGCGTGCTTCCTGTACTCAAGGAGAACGGCATGCAGTCCAAGTATATCATGACATCTGGCTGTGAGATACCACCAGGAGGACCCCTCACAACTGTAAAAGCAATGGTGGACACGGTCAAGGAACTTGGTCCCGTTCTCCAAAAGCAGATATTCGGATAA
- a CDS encoding helix-turn-helix transcriptional regulator, with amino-acid sequence MKLPLLGTLFLSDKRKDLLLLLIEKPLSIDEIKDILDVTSSSMMTQIKILIDQGIIFYENDLYELSSFGEVIVKKMIPLLNTLRVFADNKEYWENHKINAIPSHLLERIEELGECELVEPDLNRMYELPKKFTDKLNESKFIMEVSSSFSPEYPYKYVDLARKGVRISLIITEPVFERFKTEYFEQLQVYLGIKNTELFVCNETIGLASSVVTDKFFSFALFYKTGMFHNHVMMSFEEKSLIWGEDLFQHFREQSHEVTYM; translated from the coding sequence ATGAAACTGCCTTTGTTAGGTACTCTATTTCTATCCGACAAAAGAAAAGATCTCCTCCTTCTCTTAATAGAAAAGCCTCTCAGTATTGATGAGATCAAAGACATACTGGATGTTACTTCCAGTTCCATGATGACACAGATTAAGATACTTATCGACCAAGGTATTATCTTCTACGAGAACGATTTGTACGAACTTTCAAGCTTTGGAGAAGTTATAGTAAAGAAGATGATACCTCTTTTAAACACGTTAAGAGTCTTTGCTGATAATAAGGAATATTGGGAAAACCATAAAATAAATGCTATTCCTTCGCATCTTCTTGAAAGGATTGAGGAATTGGGTGAATGCGAGCTAGTTGAACCAGATCTGAATCGTATGTATGAGTTACCCAAAAAATTTACTGACAAACTTAATGAATCGAAGTTTATAATGGAAGTATCCTCTTCTTTCAGCCCTGAATATCCCTACAAATATGTTGACCTTGCTCGTAAAGGAGTACGAATTTCGCTCATAATAACTGAACCTGTATTTGAGAGATTTAAAACCGAGTATTTTGAACAATTGCAGGTTTATCTTGGAATAAAAAATACCGAGCTTTTTGTTTGTAACGAAACTATAGGCCTCGCATCAAGCGTAGTAACAGATAAATTCTTTTCATTTGCTTTATTTTATAAGACAGGCATGTTCCATAATCATGTAATGATGAGCTTTGAAGAGAAATCACTGATTTGGGGAGAGGATCTATTTCAGCATTTCAGGGAGCAGTCACATGAAGTGACATATATGTAA
- a CDS encoding sensor histidine kinase has translation MAQFDISAETLRLINESPMTIFVWRAEQGWPVEFVSENVRQFGYSPEDFLSGKIKYEDIIHPDDIEEIHIRFATCIKEGDSNFSHEYRVLTKSGDIRWVYERTIIRRDQNSNIQYYEGIILDISNRKLSEIIINCRNRVLESLASGASLDEVLTHLVKMSERAIPESIGFVMLLDKERKHLIRAISPLLPGFYKKAIESLPIEEGSSSCGTAAYTGKRIIVENIMEHPYWKDMKEFASQVGIKSSCCEPIMSSNNEVLGTFEIYFREPHIPTKEEIEILKANANLAAIAINHKIATDALCESEQKLKGIFNSINDQLYISELNGKLIYVNQVVVDTLGYSKEEILSTSPVDIVTSKYLQRMPELLKIIETKGRAIYETEAIIKDGTIIPLEINARFIVYNGKKMVLSVARDITERKKAERKSQLEEKRLDALVKLNGMVGSSLEEITDFAREEAVKLTESTLGYLAFMNADETELIMHSWSESAMKECGIKDKRFIYPIKTTGLWGEAVRQRKPIITNDYPAPNTMKKGYPEDHVKLIRHMNVPIFDGDHIIAVVGVGNKEEEYNDSDLRQLILLMQGMWSLIQRKQMEDALKKYSEELTKANKGLRSIRRMKTEFVAERMDLFEAEQTECSIMDDETIRVIDDQQAKSIDSVMLNSERLKRLVDSLLYMSLEQAGKIKYSFFPVHIDNLISEALMNLILLIDEKMIIVDTNIPKELSTVRADRDKLTETFINLIDNAVMFTPVGGRISIDLSEEKEHQHIRITDTGPGIQKDLIPHLFHKFYQMEDSMSRRYQGLESGLYISKNIILAHQGQIWIESEMGKGTTFHIKLPICKDNLC, from the coding sequence ATGGCACAATTTGATATTAGCGCTGAAACCTTAAGATTAATTAATGAAAGCCCGATGACAATTTTTGTCTGGAGAGCAGAACAGGGATGGCCAGTGGAATTCGTTTCTGAGAATGTACGACAATTTGGATATTCTCCAGAGGATTTCCTTTCTGGCAAGATTAAATATGAGGATATTATCCATCCTGATGATATCGAGGAAATACATATTCGATTTGCCACATGCATTAAAGAAGGGGATTCTAATTTCAGTCATGAATACAGAGTCCTTACAAAATCAGGGGATATCAGATGGGTTTATGAAAGAACGATTATTAGACGGGATCAAAATAGCAATATTCAATATTATGAAGGCATCATTTTAGATATAAGTAATAGGAAACTCTCAGAGATAATCATTAACTGTCGCAACCGCGTTCTTGAGTCATTAGCTTCGGGTGCATCTCTGGATGAAGTACTCACACATCTGGTAAAGATGTCAGAGCGGGCAATACCGGAATCAATCGGTTTTGTCATGTTGTTGGACAAAGAAAGAAAACATCTCATTCGTGCTATATCTCCACTTCTTCCAGGTTTTTATAAAAAAGCTATCGAAAGTTTACCCATTGAAGAAGGTAGTAGTTCCTGTGGAACAGCCGCATATACTGGAAAAAGGATTATCGTAGAGAATATAATGGAACATCCTTACTGGAAGGATATGAAAGAATTTGCATCTCAGGTGGGCATTAAATCTAGCTGCTGTGAACCAATCATGAGTTCAAATAACGAGGTCCTTGGAACTTTTGAAATCTATTTCCGTGAACCTCACATACCCACAAAAGAAGAAATTGAAATCCTCAAAGCCAACGCCAATCTTGCTGCAATCGCAATAAATCACAAAATAGCAACAGATGCTCTTTGTGAATCAGAGCAAAAGTTGAAAGGTATTTTCAATAGCATAAACGATCAACTATACATCAGTGAACTTAATGGAAAACTGATTTATGTGAACCAAGTTGTCGTGGATACACTAGGTTACAGTAAGGAAGAGATATTAAGTACTTCTCCTGTAGACATAGTTACTTCTAAGTACCTACAGCGTATGCCAGAGCTTCTAAAAATTATAGAAACTAAGGGTCGAGCCATATATGAAACAGAAGCAATAATTAAAGATGGTACAATTATACCCTTGGAAATCAATGCACGTTTCATAGTGTATAATGGAAAGAAAATGGTACTCTCTGTTGCTAGGGATATCACTGAGCGCAAAAAGGCAGAGAGAAAGAGTCAACTTGAAGAAAAGCGTCTGGATGCTCTCGTAAAACTCAATGGAATGGTAGGTTCGTCATTAGAAGAAATCACGGACTTTGCAAGAGAAGAAGCCGTGAAGCTTACTGAAAGCACACTGGGATATCTTGCATTTATGAACGCCGATGAAACAGAGCTCATAATGCACTCCTGGTCCGAAAGTGCCATGAAAGAATGCGGGATCAAAGATAAACGTTTCATCTATCCAATAAAAACTACCGGTCTCTGGGGTGAAGCAGTAAGACAGCGTAAACCTATAATAACAAATGATTATCCCGCACCCAATACCATGAAGAAAGGATACCCGGAAGATCATGTGAAACTTATAAGACACATGAATGTTCCAATTTTCGATGGAGATCATATAATTGCCGTTGTAGGTGTAGGTAACAAAGAAGAGGAATACAACGACTCCGATCTGCGTCAGCTTATATTGTTGATGCAGGGGATGTGGAGTCTGATACAGAGAAAACAGATGGAAGATGCCCTGAAAAAATACTCAGAAGAGCTCACAAAGGCAAACAAGGGACTTAGATCAATCAGAAGAATGAAAACTGAATTTGTTGCCGAAAGGATGGATTTATTCGAGGCAGAACAGACCGAGTGTAGTATTATGGATGATGAAACCATCCGGGTCATAGATGATCAGCAAGCAAAATCTATCGACTCTGTTATGCTAAATTCAGAAAGACTGAAACGACTGGTCGATTCACTCCTCTACATGAGCCTGGAACAAGCTGGGAAGATTAAATATTCTTTCTTCCCGGTTCATATAGATAATCTCATTTCAGAAGCTTTGATGAATCTCATATTGCTGATAGATGAAAAGATGATCATTGTAGATACAAATATTCCTAAGGAGTTATCTACTGTAAGAGCTGACAGAGATAAATTGACAGAGACGTTCATTAATCTCATTGATAACGCCGTCATGTTCACTCCTGTAGGTGGTAGAATTAGTATAGATCTAAGTGAAGAAAAAGAACATCAGCACATAAGGATAACCGATACCGGTCCCGGTATACAGAAAGACCTCATACCTCATCTTTTCCATAAGTTTTATCAGATGGAAGACTCTATGAGTCGTAGGTACCAAGGTCTTGAATCCGGCCTTTATATATCTAAGAACATAATTCTTGCACATCAGGGTCAAATATGGATTGAAAGTGAGATGGGAAAGGGTACAACTTTTCACATAAAACTCCCCATTTGTAAGGATAATTTGTGTTAA
- a CDS encoding SIR2 family protein: MWRSIFNKCESFINETKKRREDIIINYTQQGWNNFFSEILDDSNEKKYLFLVGAGISIDSGLPNFTDFLRNFLGHLLPNECNPNLAETTNLIIDKLRPEVILQEIYQLYGNRTLKFYSCLEGGEPNYNHYFLALALKRGHCVFTTNIDTLIEKACERLEIDYELIYLNDNKQKKEYKKYLENDILIKTYEQIAKEEPFNIGSKIFKLHGTIQPGNSIHKYKSIRFMLNRVGLGLDESMRKVFENALKERDVVVLGYSGNDHFSVDPVLRQVESDQNICWFKYKDSIDLVESSRDFKSMRGDFFKEVSIELFDIWRDISPLDVMISWEPNSYLIKGDSSRKIKEAILQLKTKNPEFEHYVNQLQIKNEVICGTNQQSSLVEWTKKINDFQRNECASILFQRIGDVEKAEYYLQQAEKLSSSDIDKRKINNLKTRLFLITRRPDEFNLMKKELKISFDSNQCSNTTFAETIHRFNESIDQKDDENDFFSAFDLSLEIINLLRANREFDTALEEITYLKQKLESRLKHKSSKKKIYEYSILRAKLLRIHGLICGLGLKSTVKNKVEGIVYCAEAYEISHKIGDITAKAQALNARGLIVYQLIERSDNILEDAENSVNESFILHTKTTDKRKSFQSARNILLINRLRYLNAKTNARNYWIKELEKSLKMVRDNLDFIETGEVPTGDEIEYLYRDAEFSALKGDNQESITKYTALLTILECQKNVLHAKIDEDKVNQKDFEQQMNKNMHMMARVTRDLLNLSTNSCTDYINSLILLVEYLLNSNDICSYYKYDSLPLQNINDMLNDVYCKIQKSDVDNLSKIEKLMDKGAEISKSIDDYNLLIKFTYYR, encoded by the coding sequence TTGTGGAGATCCATTTTTAATAAATGCGAGTCTTTTATTAATGAAACGAAAAAGAGGAGAGAGGATATTATAATAAACTATACTCAGCAAGGTTGGAATAACTTCTTTTCTGAAATCTTAGACGATTCTAATGAAAAAAAGTATCTTTTTTTAGTTGGAGCTGGAATATCTATAGACTCTGGGCTACCAAATTTCACAGATTTTCTCAGAAACTTTTTAGGGCATCTTCTTCCAAATGAATGTAATCCAAATCTCGCCGAAACCACCAATTTAATAATTGACAAACTGCGCCCAGAAGTAATCCTTCAAGAAATTTATCAGTTATATGGAAACCGAACGCTTAAATTTTATAGCTGTTTAGAAGGTGGGGAACCAAATTATAATCATTATTTTTTGGCATTAGCTCTAAAAAGAGGACATTGTGTATTCACTACAAACATAGATACTTTAATTGAAAAAGCTTGTGAGAGATTAGAAATCGATTATGAATTAATATATTTAAATGACAATAAGCAGAAAAAAGAATATAAAAAATATTTAGAAAATGATATATTAATAAAAACATATGAACAAATTGCTAAAGAAGAGCCTTTTAACATAGGCTCAAAAATATTTAAATTACATGGAACAATTCAACCAGGAAATAGTATTCACAAATACAAATCAATTAGATTCATGTTGAATAGAGTTGGATTGGGTTTAGATGAATCAATGAGGAAAGTTTTTGAAAATGCCCTGAAAGAAAGAGATGTAGTTGTATTAGGTTATAGTGGTAACGATCACTTTAGTGTAGACCCCGTTTTAAGACAAGTTGAATCTGATCAAAATATTTGCTGGTTTAAATACAAGGATTCAATTGATTTAGTTGAGTCTTCAAGAGATTTTAAATCAATGAGAGGGGATTTTTTTAAAGAGGTATCTATTGAATTATTTGATATTTGGAGAGATATCTCTCCATTAGATGTAATGATTAGTTGGGAACCAAATTCATATCTTATTAAAGGTGATAGTAGTAGAAAAATTAAAGAGGCAATATTACAATTAAAAACTAAAAACCCTGAATTTGAGCATTATGTAAATCAGCTCCAAATCAAAAACGAAGTTATTTGCGGAACAAATCAACAATCTTCTTTAGTAGAATGGACAAAAAAGATTAACGATTTTCAACGTAATGAGTGTGCTTCAATATTATTTCAAAGAATAGGGGACGTTGAAAAAGCTGAATATTATCTTCAACAAGCTGAAAAATTAAGTAGTAGTGATATTGATAAAAGGAAAATTAACAACTTAAAAACGAGATTGTTTTTGATTACTCGTAGACCAGATGAATTTAATCTTATGAAAAAAGAATTAAAAATTTCATTTGATTCAAATCAATGCTCAAACACGACTTTTGCTGAAACAATTCATAGATTTAATGAATCAATCGATCAAAAAGATGATGAAAATGACTTTTTTTCTGCTTTTGATCTTTCTCTTGAAATTATTAATTTATTAAGGGCTAATCGAGAATTTGATACTGCTCTTGAAGAAATAACTTATCTCAAGCAGAAACTTGAGTCAAGACTAAAGCATAAATCAAGTAAAAAGAAAATTTATGAATATTCTATTTTAAGAGCTAAATTACTGAGAATTCATGGGCTTATATGTGGTTTGGGATTAAAAAGTACAGTCAAAAATAAAGTTGAAGGGATTGTTTATTGTGCTGAAGCTTACGAGATTTCCCATAAAATAGGAGATATTACAGCAAAAGCTCAAGCATTAAATGCAAGGGGGTTAATTGTATATCAATTAATTGAGAGAAGCGATAATATATTAGAGGATGCAGAGAATTCAGTGAATGAATCTTTTATTCTTCACACAAAAACGACTGATAAAAGAAAAAGTTTTCAATCAGCTAGAAATATTTTACTAATTAATCGTTTACGCTATCTTAATGCTAAAACAAATGCTCGTAACTATTGGATAAAAGAATTAGAAAAATCGCTTAAGATGGTAAGAGATAATTTAGATTTCATTGAAACGGGTGAAGTTCCTACAGGTGATGAAATTGAATATCTTTATCGTGATGCTGAATTTAGTGCACTTAAAGGTGACAATCAAGAGTCAATAACTAAATATACTGCGTTGTTGACCATATTGGAATGTCAAAAAAATGTGCTGCACGCAAAAATAGATGAAGATAAAGTAAATCAAAAGGATTTTGAACAACAAATGAACAAAAATATGCACATGATGGCTCGTGTGACCAGAGATTTGCTGAATTTATCCACTAATAGTTGCACCGATTATATTAATAGTTTGATATTGTTAGTTGAATATCTTTTAAATTCAAATGATATATGTTCTTATTATAAATATGATTCACTACCTCTCCAAAATATAAATGATATGTTAAATGATGTATATTGTAAAATACAAAAAAGTGATGTAGACAATTTAAGTAAAATTGAAAAATTAATGGATAAAGGAGCAGAGATCTCAAAATCAATTGATGATTACAATCTTCTTATCAAATTTACTTATTATAGATGA
- a CDS encoding NUDIX hydrolase codes for MNLEIKFDACTTVECIDSLAQKYCAEKKWSMGAFIAVFDPELKKVLLVKTGDYATDLEGGTPWNLPGGGVEHGEKPSQAALRELSEETALSKPSNLMVAAWFERPYFESKRYGTRGELIVLFCAIDNTNAFGISPGVPEVIDCGFYYFDLDEWLKLPAKGNSNLQPAPIPKHWIYWTLIAKNKLNNSQLTLVIHEYYSSASMKIPPKEVIYNK; via the coding sequence ATGAATTTAGAAATAAAATTTGATGCTTGTACAACAGTTGAATGTATTGACTCACTCGCACAAAAGTATTGTGCCGAGAAAAAATGGAGTATGGGTGCTTTTATAGCTGTATTTGACCCTGAATTAAAAAAAGTATTACTTGTTAAAACTGGAGATTATGCCACTGATTTAGAAGGTGGTACACCATGGAATCTCCCAGGTGGAGGGGTAGAGCATGGGGAGAAACCAAGTCAAGCTGCTTTAAGAGAGCTTAGCGAAGAAACTGCTTTGTCTAAACCTTCAAATTTAATGGTTGCTGCTTGGTTTGAAAGACCATATTTTGAATCAAAAAGATATGGAACTAGAGGTGAATTAATTGTTTTATTTTGTGCTATTGACAATACAAATGCATTCGGTATTAGTCCCGGTGTTCCTGAAGTTATTGATTGTGGTTTCTATTACTTTGACTTAGATGAATGGCTTAAGTTACCTGCAAAAGGAAATAGTAATCTACAACCAGCACCTATTCCTAAACATTGGATTTACTGGACTTTAATAGCTAAAAATAAGTTAAATAATTCTCAACTAACTCTGGTTATTCATGAATATTATTCTTCAGCTTCTATGAAAATTCCTCCAAAAGAAGTCATCTATAATAAGTAA